The following coding sequences lie in one Mycobacterium sp. DL440 genomic window:
- a CDS encoding nitroreductase family protein, which translates to MPDPTTDVWEVLSTARSIRRFTNEPVDDETLERCLQAATWAPNGANAQLWRFIVLDAPEQRAAVAEAAQIALQSIESIYGMSRPAADDQSRAARNNRATYELHDRGGEYTSVLFVAFKNEFSSEFLQGGSIYPAMQNFYLAARAQGLGACITSWASYDGDEVLRKSIGIPDEWFLAGHIVVGWPRGKHGPVRRRPLSDVVFRNRWDSERADITYGRGARPRSS; encoded by the coding sequence ATGCCGGATCCAACCACCGATGTCTGGGAAGTGCTGTCCACCGCTCGATCCATCCGCCGGTTCACCAACGAGCCGGTCGACGACGAGACACTCGAACGCTGCCTACAAGCCGCGACCTGGGCACCCAACGGGGCGAACGCCCAGCTGTGGCGGTTCATCGTTCTCGATGCGCCAGAACAGCGCGCCGCCGTCGCCGAGGCAGCCCAGATCGCCTTGCAGTCAATCGAATCCATCTATGGGATGAGCCGTCCCGCGGCGGACGATCAGAGCCGAGCTGCACGAAACAACCGGGCCACCTACGAGCTGCACGACCGCGGCGGGGAGTACACCTCGGTGTTGTTCGTCGCGTTCAAGAACGAGTTCTCCTCGGAGTTCCTGCAAGGCGGATCGATCTACCCCGCCATGCAGAACTTTTACCTGGCCGCCCGAGCCCAGGGACTGGGCGCATGCATCACCAGTTGGGCCTCGTACGACGGCGACGAGGTGCTACGCAAATCGATTGGTATTCCGGACGAATGGTTCCTTGCCGGTCACATTGTGGTCGGCTGGCCGCGGGGCAAGCACGGACCTGTCCGCCGCCGACCGCTCAGTGACGTCGTCTTCCGCAATCGGTGGGATTCCGAGCGCGCCGACATCACTTATGGGCGCGGGGCGCGGCCGCGATCAAGCTGA
- a CDS encoding SDR family NAD(P)-dependent oxidoreductase, whose product MSDRFSMEGKVAVITGGGTGIGRASALVLAERGADVVLAGRRPEPLKSTATEIEALGRRALAVPTDVTNAEECNALVDTTLAEFGRLDVLMNNAGGGETKSLMKWTDDEWHQVLDLNLSSAWYLSRAAAKPMIAQGKGSIVNISSGASLLAMPQAPVYAAAKAGLNNLTGSMAAAWTRKGVRVNCIACGAIRTPGLEADAQRQGFDIDMIGKTNGSGRIAEPDEIGYGVLFFASDASSYCSGQTLYMHGGPGPAGV is encoded by the coding sequence GTGAGCGATAGGTTCTCGATGGAGGGGAAGGTTGCCGTCATCACCGGTGGCGGAACGGGAATCGGAAGGGCATCGGCGCTGGTCCTGGCCGAGCGTGGTGCTGACGTGGTGCTGGCCGGGCGCCGTCCGGAACCGCTGAAGTCCACTGCCACCGAAATCGAGGCGCTCGGTCGCCGGGCGCTCGCGGTACCGACCGACGTGACGAATGCCGAGGAGTGCAATGCGCTCGTCGACACGACGCTCGCCGAGTTCGGTCGGCTCGATGTGCTGATGAACAACGCCGGCGGTGGCGAGACGAAGTCCCTAATGAAGTGGACTGACGACGAGTGGCATCAGGTTTTGGATCTGAACCTCTCCAGCGCGTGGTACCTGTCCCGGGCCGCGGCCAAGCCGATGATCGCCCAGGGCAAGGGATCGATTGTCAACATCTCCTCGGGGGCCAGCTTGCTTGCCATGCCGCAGGCGCCGGTCTACGCCGCCGCCAAGGCCGGTCTGAACAACCTGACCGGGTCCATGGCGGCCGCATGGACACGAAAAGGCGTGCGGGTCAACTGCATTGCCTGCGGCGCCATCCGAACGCCAGGGCTGGAAGCGGATGCGCAGCGCCAAGGGTTTGACATCGACATGATCGGCAAGACCAACGGATCCGGCCGGATCGCCGAACCAGACGAGATCGGTTACGGCGTCCTGTTCTTCGCCTCCGATGCCTCCAGCTACTGCTCCGGGCAGACGTTGTATATGCACGGCGGCCCGGGACCTGCGGGTGTCTGA
- a CDS encoding cupin domain-containing protein — translation MTTSGDLASFGPNAAGYVWKSTADVEPIEVFPGITVQPLWQGANGAKAAVTTIAPGAVWGGEDLHDPGPEEVYVVSGVLNDGVNDYAAGTFLHAPAGSWHVPQSTEGCVLFLFYPEG, via the coding sequence CGATCTTGCGTCGTTCGGCCCCAATGCGGCTGGATACGTCTGGAAGTCGACGGCCGACGTCGAACCGATCGAAGTCTTTCCGGGAATCACTGTCCAGCCGCTCTGGCAGGGCGCCAACGGTGCCAAAGCGGCCGTCACCACCATCGCACCGGGTGCGGTCTGGGGTGGTGAAGACCTGCACGATCCCGGCCCCGAAGAGGTCTACGTCGTCTCCGGTGTCCTCAACGACGGCGTCAACGATTACGCCGCAGGCACATTCCTGCACGCCCCGGCCGGGTCGTGGCACGTACCGCAATCGACGGAGGGTTGCGTGCTGTTCCTTTTCTATCCGGAAGGCTAG